The Solanum lycopersicum chromosome 9, SLM_r2.1 genome window below encodes:
- the LOC101246176 gene encoding bifunctional TH2 protein, mitochondrial-like — translation MIMEGFQATPYDGGIAKRFWVKFKNESLCALYTPFIVCLASGTLDSKSFLHCISQDVYFLQAFAHAYELAEDYADDDEDKEAIGVMRKRVLRKLKDQDDLVREWGFELPEVSTCDSATVRYTDFLLATAAGKVEGEKGRGKIVTPFEKTRLAAYALSAIAPCMRLYSFLSKEIKSVLVREESNNIYERWIDCLCSESFEANASRIEDLLDKLSVTLTGEELDVVEKLYHQAMKLELEFIASQSITQSTITPISQVQEPAECNLTLFCDFDMTCSAVDSSALLADVAIIAAAKTDLEDCESPYVHISAADLRTTWSNLSSKYIEEYEQCIESIRPSETVGRFDYEGLCKALVQLSDFESRANDMVVHSGVLRGLSQEDIKRVGEHLVFQNGCKNVLQEILGRENMHADVHILSYCWSGDLIRSAFSSGALPELHVHSNELPYEGSVTTGDMIKKMESPMDKLQAFNDILKSCENNGKHTTVYVGGSVGDFLCLLNADVGIVIGMSAGLKRLGDQFGVSFVPLFSGLVTKQRELAEGSCSGWTGMSGILYTVSSWDEIHAFILGL, via the exons ATGATAATGGAAGGATTTCAAGCAACCCCATATGATGGTGGGATAGCAAAGAGGTTTTGGGTCAAGTTCAAAAACGAATCTTTGTGTGCTCTTTATACTCCTTTTATCGTTTGTTTGGCATCTGGGACTTTAGATTCAAAATCATTTCTTCACTGTATCTCTCAAGATGTCTACTTTCTTCAAGCTTTTGCTCACGC ATATGAGCTGGCGGAGGATTAtgctgatgatgatgaagataaGGAAGCTATTGGTGTAATGAGAAAGCGTGTGTTAAGGAAGCTTAAAGATCAAGATGATCTTGTTCGG GAATGGGGCTTTGAACTTCCAGAAGTTAGCACCTGTGACAGTGCCACAGTTAGATACACTGACTTTTTGCTGGCCACAGCAGCAGGAAAAGTTGAAGGGGAGAAAGGTCGTGGTAAAATTGTGACTCCTTTTGAGAAGACGAGACTTGCTGCCTATGCACTTAGTGCAATTGCACCCTGTATGAGGCTTTACAGCTTTCTTAGCAAGGAGATTAAGTCTGTTCTAGTCCGTGAAGAGAGCAATAACATCTATGAGAGATGGATCGACTGTCTATGTTCAGAAAGTTTTGAG GCAAATGCTTCAAGGATTGAGGACTTGCTGGATAAACTAAGCGTTACCTTGACTGGCGAGGAACTTGATGTTGTGGAAAAGCTATATCACCAAGCTATGAAACTTGAATTGGAATTCATTGCTTCTCAGTCAATTACTCAATCCACTATAACCCCCATTTCTCAAGTCCAAGAGCCAGCAGAATGCAATCTTACTCTGTTTTGTGATTTTGACATGACCTGCAGTGCTGTTGATTCCTCTGCTCTTTTGGCAGATGTTGCTATCATTGCAGCAGCAAAGACTGACCTGGAAGATTGTGAATCCCCATATGTTCATATTTCTGCAGCTGATCTTCGGACTACTTGGAGCAATCTTTCCAGCAAGTATATTGAGGAATATGAGCAATGCATAGAAAGCATCAGGCCTAGTGAAACAG TTGGGAGGTTTGATTATGAGGGTCTGTGTAAAGCACTAGTGCAGCTATCTGATTTTGAAAGTAGAGCAAATGATATGGTGGTTCATTCTGGTGTATTAAGAGGGTTGAGTCAGGAAGACATAAAACGGGTTGGGGAGCACCTCGTCTTCCAAAACGGTTGCAAAAATGTTTTACAAGAAATTTTGGGACGTGAAAACATGCATGCTGATGTTCATATACTGTCATATTGCTGGTCTGGAGATCTCATCAGATCAGCTTTTTCTTCAG GGGCCTTACCAGAGTTACATGTGCACTCAAATGAGTTACCTTATGAAGGATCTGTTACCACTGGTGACATGATTAAGAAGATGGAATCTCCTATGGACAAGCTTCAAGCCTTTAACGACATCCTGAAGTCCTGTGAGAATAATGGCAAACATACTACAGTTTACGTTGGAGGTTCAGTTGGTGACTTTCTTTGCCTGCTCAATGCAGATGTGGgcattgtgattggtatgagtGCTGGCCTCAAGAGACTAGGCGACCAGTTTGGTGTTTCCTTTGTTCCTTTGTTCTCTGGTTTGGTAACAAAACAGAGAGAACTCGCTGAAGGTAGCTGTTCTGGTTGGACGGGGATGTCTGGTATTCTTTACACTGTCTCCAGTTGGGATGAGATACATGCATTCATTTTGGGATTATAA
- the LOC101245880 gene encoding photosystem II reaction center Psb28 protein, whose amino-acid sequence MATLQSLAFSPALSHTTHQPRSLLGIASRIVHQSSGSSFNGQRLCLSRSRFATDIQNKKMSRLCIVMVQPKIQFIQGTDEQTIPDVKLTKSRDGTNGMAIFRFDQPSVFDSSGEVGDITGFYMIDEEGVLTSVDVNAKFVNGKPAGIEAKYIMRTPRDWDRFMRFMERYANSNGLQFVKS is encoded by the exons ATGGCGACTCTTCAATCTCTCGCATTTTCCCCTGCACTTTCTCACACTACGCATCAGCCTCGCTCTCTTCTCG GAATAGCATCAAGGATAGTTCATCAAAGTTCAGGTTCTTCATTCAATGGCCAACGATTGTGCCTATCCCGTTCGCGTTTTGCTACCGATATCCAAAACAAGAAAATGTCCAGACTATGTATAGTGATGGTTCAACCAAAAATTCAGTTCATACAAGGAACTGATGAGCAAACAATACCAGATGTGAAACTAACAAAGTCAAGGGATGGAACAAATGGTATGGCTATATTCAGGTTTGATCAACCCTCCGTATTTGATTCATCTGGTGAAGTAGGGGATATCACTGGATTCTACATGATTGACGAAGAAGGGGTTCTAACGTCAGTTGATGTCAATGCTAAGTTTGTTAATGGAAAGCCTGCAGGAATTGAAGCTAAGTATATTATGCGGACTCCACGAGACTGGGATAGGTTCATGAGATTTATGGAGCGGTATGCTAATTCAAATGGTTTGCAGTTTGTTAAAAGTTGA
- the LOC101246467 gene encoding MDIS1-interacting receptor like kinase 1, producing the protein MNLLTIFILFFFYCYGVVDNGVVAAKVDLNDEVSILLSIKESLVDPLDHLRDWTVPNHAAPCSWTGVECNSRGEVEKLDLSHRNLTGTVSNDIQKLKSLTDLNLCCNEFSSPLPKSFSNLTALKSIDVSQNYFVNDFSVGLGMSEALVYLNASSNNFSGYLPEDIGNATLLETLDFRGNFFQGSIPKSYGNLGKLKFLGLSGNNLTGKIPGELGQLSSLETVVLGYNVFEGGIPAEFGNLTNLKYLDLAIANLGGSIPSELGKLKLLDTIFLYKNKLEGKIPPEMGNMTSLQLLDLSDNMLTGEIPAEIAELKNLQLLNMMSNKLSGSVPSGIGGLTQLEVVELWNNSLSGPLPSDLGRNSPLQWVDISSNSFTGPIPAGLCAKGNLTKLIMFNNAFSGPIPTGLSTCTSLVRVRMQNNLLSGTIPAGFGKLGKLQRLELANNSLTGQIPSDLAASTSLSFIDFSRNHIQSSIPSFILAIPTLQKFIASDNKMIGEIPDQFQDCPSLTVLDLSTNHFTGDLPASIASCEKLVTLNLRNNQLNGPIPRAISMMPTLAILDLSNNSLTGGIPENFGNSPALEMLNVSHNKLEGPVPENGMLRTINPDDLIGNAGLCGGVLPPCSHNAAYTSKQKSLHTKHIITGWLTGVAALLLFVTAGLVARSLYKRWHENGSCFGPSFEMSSGEWPWRLMAFQRLGFTSNDILACLKESNVIGMGATGVVYKAEMQRENMVVAVKKLWKSGTDIEMGDSDDLVGEVNVLGKLRHRNIVRLLGFLHNKRDAMIIYEYMQNGSLGEVLHGKQAAGRLLVDWVTRYNIALGVAQGLAYLHHYCHPPVIHRDVKSNNILLDANLEARIADFGLARMMLKKNETVSMVAGSYGYIAPEYGYTLKVDEKSDIYSFGVVLMELLTGKRPLDPLFGESVDIVEWFRMKIRDNKSLEEALDPNVGATQHVQEEMLLVLRIAILCTAKLPKDRPSMRDVLTMLEEAKPRRKSSSNSGGSHAATTNKDKPIFSTSPVNGLL; encoded by the exons ATGAATTTATTAACCATTTTCatactcttcttcttctactgTTACGGTGTTGTTGATAACGGGGTGGTTGCTGCAAAAGTTGATTTGAATGATGAGGTGTCTATACTACTTTCTATTAAAGAAAGTCTCGTTGATCCATTGGATCATCTTCGTGATTGGACAGTGCCCAATCATGCAGCTCCCTGCAGCTGGACGGGAGTTGAATGCAACTCCCGCGGAGAAGTCGAGAAGCTTGATCTGTCCCATAGGAATCTCACTGGAACAGTTTCTAATGATATCCAAAAGCTGAAGAGCTTGACTGATCTCAATCTATGCTGCAATGAGTTTTCATCGCCATTGCCAAAAAGTTTCTCAAATCTAACTGCGTTGAAAAGCATTGATGTGAGCCAGAACTATTTTGTCAATGACTTCTCTGTAGGTCTTGGAATGTCAGAAGCGCTTGTGTATTTGAATGCTTCGAGTAATAATTTCTCCGGTTATCTTCCTGAGGATATCGGAAATGCTACATTACTCGAGACATTGGATTTTAGAGGGAATTTCTTCCAAGGTTCAATACCTAAATCTTATGGGAATTTGGGGAAATTGAAGTTTTTAGGTCTTTCAGGGAACAATTTGACCGGAAAAATTCCAGGTGAGCTGGGGCAGCTTTCGTCGCTTGAGACTGTAGTACTGGGATACAATGTGTTTGAAGGTGGAATTCCAGCCGAATTTGGAAATTTGACAAATCTCAAGTATCTTGATCTTGCTATTGCAAATCTTGGAGGTTCAATTCCTTCTGAGCTAGGAAAGTTGAAGCTGCTCGATACGATTTTTTTATACAAGAACAAGCTTGAAGGCAAGATTCCGCCAGAGATGGGTAACATGACTTCATTGCAGCTGCTTGATCTGTCTGATAACATGCTTACGGGTGAAATCCCAGCTGAGATTGCTGAACTTAAGAATTTGCAGCTTTTGAATATGATGTCAAACAAATTATCAGGTTCGGTTCCCTCTGGGATCGGAGGTTTGACTCAGCTGGAAGTAGTTGAGCTATGGAATAACAGCTTATCAGGTCCTTTGCCAAGTGATCTTGGAAGAAACTCGCCATTGCAATGGGTGGATATTTCATCCAACTCATTTACCGGTCCAATTCCAGCAGGATTATGCGCCAAAGGTAACCTCACTAAGCTTATCATGTTTAACAATGCTTTCTCTGGTCCAATTCCAACTGGTTTATCAACCTGCACGTCCCTCGTTCGTGTAAGAATGCAGAACAATCTTCTTTCGGGGACGATTCCGGCAGGTTTTGGTAAACTTGGGAAACTACAGAGGCTGGAATTGGCAAATAATAGTCTGACAGGACAAATCCCAAGTGATCTTGCTGCTTCTacctctctttcttttattGATTTCTCTAGAAACCACATTCAGTCTTCTATTCCTTCATTCATTCTTGCGATTCCAACTCTTCAAAAGTTCATTGCCTCAGACAATAAGATGATAGGCGAAATCCCGGATCAATTCCAGGATTGTCCTTCTCTTACTGTTTTGGATCTATCCACAAACCATTTCACTGGAGATCTTCCAGCTAGCATTGCTTCATGTGAGAAGTTAGTAACTTTGAACCTTCGAAACAATCAATTAAATGGTCCAATTCCAAGAGCGATTTCCATGATGCCCACATTAGCTATTCTAGATCTATCTAACAATTCTTTAACTGGTGGGATACCTGAGAACTTTGGCAATTCACCAGCACTAGAAATGCTGAATGTTTCTCATAACAAACTGGAAGGTCCTGTTCCAGAAAATGGCATGTTGAGAACAATCAATCCGGATGACCTGATTGGAAATGCCGGTCTATGTGGTGGAGTGCTTCCTCCATGTTCTCATAATGCAGCTTACACATCAAAGCAGAAGAGCTTGCACACGAAGCACATCATTACAGGATGGCTTACTGGTGTGGCAGCTCTTCTGCTTTTTGTGACAGCAGGTCTTGTAGCCAGATCTCTATACAAGAGATGGCATGAAAATGGGAGCTGCTTTGGACCAAGCTTTGAGATGAGCAGTGGTGAATGGCCATGGAGGTTGATGGCATTCCAGAGGCTAGGATTCACTAGTAATGACATCTTGGCTTGCCTTAAAGAGTCAAATGTCATTGGAATGGGAGCAACAGGGGTTGTATACAAAGCTGAAATGCAACGCGAGAATATGGTTGTTGCAGTAAAAAAGCTGTGGAAATCTGGAACTGATATTGAGATGGGGGATAGTGATGATCTCGTAGGTGAGGTGAACGTTCTTGGAAAATTAAGGCATCGAAATATTGTCAGGCTTCTGGGATTCCTTCACAACAAACGTGATGCAATGATAATATACGAGTATATGCAAAATGGTAGCCTTGGAGAGGTTTTACATGGTAAACAAGCAGCAGGGAGACTGCTTGTCGATTGGGTCACTCGATATAACATAGCCCTTGGAGTGGCACAAGGCCTTGCTTATCTCCATCATTACTGCCATCCACCAGTTATTCACCGGGATGTCAAGTCAAATAACATACTTCTTGATGCAAATCTAGAGGCAAGAATTGCAGATTTTGGTTTGGCAAGAATGATGCTCAAGAAGAATGAAACAGTTTCCATGGTTGCTGGATCTTATGGATACATAGCCCCTG AGTACGGGTACACGTTGAAAGTGGATGAGAAGAGTGATATTTACAGCTTTGGAGTTGTGCTCATGGAGCTCCTGACGGGTAAACGTCCTCTAGATCCTCTATTCGGGGAATCTGTTGACATTGTAGAGTGGTTTCGGATGAAGATCCGAGACAATAAGTCTTTAGAAGAAGCACTTGACCCGAATGTAGGAGCAACACAACAtgttcaagaagaaatgttgtTAGTTTTAAGGATAGCAATTCTATGTACAGccaaactccccaaggacagaCCATCCATGAGGGATGTTTTGACAATGCTCGAAGAGGCAAAGCCTCGGAGAAAAAGCAGTAGCAACAGTGGAGGTAGCCATGCTGCTACTACTAACAAAGATAAGCCAATATTCAGTACATCACCTGTAAATGGTCTTCTGTAA